A window of Polaribacter litorisediminis contains these coding sequences:
- the gltX gene encoding glutamate--tRNA ligase, giving the protein MKSNVRVRFAPSPTGPLHIGGVRTALYNYLFAKKHKGTFILRIEDTDQTRYVANAEQYIIDALKWCNIPFDEGPNTNEKFGPYRQSERKEIYKKYATILINSGWAYYAFDTSEALDAERKNHESDGKTFIYNWHNREKGRLVNSLVLSNEDVQNKIASGENYVIRFKTPQDEVLEMYDEIRGKITINTNTLDDKILFKSDGMPTYHLANIVDDHLMEISHVIRGEEWLPSMPLHILLYRAFKWDAPKFAHLPLILKPVGKGKLSKRDGDKLGFPVFPLAYTNTETNEISRGYKEDGYFSDAFINMLAFLGWNPGTEQELFSLENLIQEFDLKRVSKSGAKFNPDKTKWFQQQYMQTKNNSELTDLFLPILADKEIHKDKSYVLKVVSAIKERAIFVADFWDLSSFFFVDPEEYDAKASKKNWKEDTSDLMQELITILSAITDFSSANTEKEIKAWISGKEIGFGKVMQPLRLSLVGKLAGPHLFDIMDMIGKADTIQRIKNAIEKHSL; this is encoded by the coding sequence ATGAAATCTAATGTTCGTGTTCGTTTTGCACCAAGTCCAACAGGACCTCTACATATTGGTGGTGTAAGAACTGCTTTATACAATTATTTATTCGCTAAAAAACATAAGGGTACTTTTATTTTAAGAATAGAAGACACCGATCAAACACGTTATGTTGCCAATGCAGAACAATATATAATTGATGCTTTAAAATGGTGTAATATTCCTTTTGATGAAGGGCCAAATACCAACGAAAAATTTGGTCCTTACAGACAATCTGAACGTAAAGAAATCTATAAAAAATATGCCACTATTTTGATAAATTCTGGTTGGGCATATTATGCTTTTGATACTTCAGAAGCTTTAGATGCTGAAAGAAAAAATCACGAATCCGATGGAAAAACTTTTATCTATAATTGGCATAACAGAGAAAAAGGACGTTTGGTAAATTCTTTGGTTTTGTCTAATGAAGACGTTCAAAATAAAATTGCTTCTGGAGAAAATTATGTAATTCGTTTTAAAACTCCACAAGATGAAGTTTTAGAAATGTATGATGAAATTAGAGGAAAAATAACCATAAACACCAATACTTTAGACGATAAAATTTTATTTAAAAGTGATGGAATGCCAACGTATCATTTAGCAAATATTGTTGATGATCATCTTATGGAAATTTCTCACGTAATTCGTGGCGAAGAATGGTTGCCTTCCATGCCGTTGCATATTTTATTGTACCGAGCTTTTAAATGGGATGCTCCAAAGTTTGCGCATTTACCATTGATTTTAAAACCCGTTGGCAAAGGGAAATTAAGCAAAAGAGATGGAGATAAACTAGGGTTTCCTGTGTTTCCTTTAGCCTATACAAATACAGAAACTAATGAGATTTCTAGAGGGTATAAAGAAGATGGCTATTTTTCGGATGCTTTTATAAATATGTTAGCTTTTTTAGGATGGAATCCTGGAACAGAACAAGAACTATTTTCTTTAGAAAACTTAATACAGGAATTCGATTTAAAACGTGTAAGCAAATCGGGTGCAAAATTTAATCCTGATAAAACAAAATGGTTTCAACAGCAATATATGCAAACTAAAAATAATTCGGAATTAACGGATCTATTTTTACCTATCTTAGCTGATAAAGAAATTCATAAAGACAAATCGTATGTATTAAAAGTGGTTTCCGCTATCAAAGAACGCGCAATTTTTGTTGCAGATTTTTGGGATTTATCATCTTTCTTTTTTGTGGATCCAGAAGAATATGATGCCAAAGCATCCAAGAAAAACTGGAAGGAAGACACCTCAGATTTAATGCAAGAATTAATTACTATACTCTCTGCCATCACAGATTTTTCATCAGCCAATACAGAAAAAGAAATCAAAGCATGGATTTCTGGCAAGGAAATTGGTTTTGGTAAAGTAATGCAACCTTTACGCTTAAGTTTGGTTGGCAAACTAGCCGGGCCTCATTTGTTTGATATTATGGACATGATTGGGAAAGCAGACACCATACAAAGAATTAAAAACGCCATCGAAAAACATTCATTATGA
- a CDS encoding SPFH domain-containing protein: protein MIYTLPYIIVIGIILFAAFFMVKQQTAAIIERFGKFHSIRQSGLQLKIPLIDRVAGRLSLKIQQLDVIVETKTLDDVFVKLKVSVQYKVISDKVYDAFYKLDYPHEQITSYVFDVVRAEVPKMKLDDVFVKKDDIAIAVKSELNDAMMEYGYDIIRTLVTDIDPDAQVKIAMNRINAADREKTAAQYEGDAQRILIVEKAKAEAESKRLQGQGIADQRREIARGLEESVDVLNRVGINSQEASALIVVTQHYDTLQSIGSETNSNLILLPNSPQAGSNMLNDMVASFTASNQIGEAMKSQKPKEKK from the coding sequence ATGATATATACGTTGCCATACATTATTGTTATTGGAATTATTCTTTTTGCCGCTTTCTTTATGGTGAAACAACAAACTGCTGCGATTATTGAACGTTTTGGAAAATTTCACAGCATTCGTCAATCTGGTCTTCAATTAAAAATTCCATTAATCGATCGAGTTGCAGGAAGATTGAGTTTAAAAATTCAGCAATTAGACGTAATTGTTGAAACAAAAACTTTAGATGATGTTTTTGTAAAATTAAAAGTTTCTGTGCAGTATAAAGTAATCTCCGATAAAGTATATGATGCTTTTTACAAGCTAGATTATCCGCACGAACAAATAACTTCTTATGTTTTTGATGTTGTAAGAGCAGAAGTTCCGAAAATGAAATTAGATGATGTATTTGTGAAAAAAGATGACATTGCCATTGCCGTTAAATCAGAATTAAACGATGCCATGATGGAATATGGCTACGATATTATTAGAACTTTAGTGACTGATATTGACCCAGATGCTCAAGTAAAAATAGCCATGAACCGAATTAATGCCGCGGATAGAGAAAAAACAGCCGCTCAATATGAAGGAGATGCACAACGAATTTTAATTGTTGAAAAAGCTAAAGCAGAAGCAGAAAGTAAGCGCTTACAAGGACAAGGTATTGCAGACCAAAGAAGAGAAATTGCACGTGGTTTAGAAGAATCTGTAGATGTACTAAATAGAGTTGGTATTAATAGCCAAGAAGCCTCTGCTTTGATTGTAGTTACACAACATTATGATACGTTACAATCTATTGGTAGCGAAACCAATTCTAATTTAATCTTGTTACCAAACTCACCACAAGCGGGTAGTAATATGTTAAACGATATGGTTGCTAGTTTTACGGCTAGTAATCAAATTGGGGAAGCCATGAAAAGTCAAAAACCTAAAGAAAAGAAATAG
- a CDS encoding Sec-independent protein translocase subunit TatA/TatB: MNTLNIFLLGMPGGGSWILIALALLLLFGGKKIPELMKGIGGGLKEFKKASKEEGEEKLEEKK; this comes from the coding sequence ATGAATACTTTAAATATTTTTTTATTAGGAATGCCTGGAGGAGGATCCTGGATTCTTATCGCTTTAGCACTTTTATTATTGTTTGGTGGTAAAAAAATTCCAGAATTAATGAAAGGTATCGGTGGTGGTTTAAAAGAGTTTAAAAAGGCTTCAAAAGAAGAAGGTGAAGAAAAATTAGAAGAAAAGAAATAA